One genomic window of Ornithodoros turicata isolate Travis unplaced genomic scaffold, ASM3712646v1 ctg00000958.1, whole genome shotgun sequence includes the following:
- the LOC135375941 gene encoding uncharacterized protein LOC135375941, translating into MPNLKKRLVQKHVTGGEKPKVTTCEDDTATAQTMEPKPDVQCEECSRWVFIDETPFDNLDTAGKSPFKCKICEKMDTIKRSLEEKLDAEKKVLKEMVEEEKQARRKAEAQLALLQDDHDKLKIEVTQAIERMHAEMKTLAATWKPPRLDNVETVPVHTEAGLTQANLEDTTTAGWHKESLTPHNKMNADQQSTETAGNTQGHTRKQYTGTDLEDDDDPATIAAHEEGWTVVTNSKKKSQMNKAKKVLVIGDSNIRRIKAPILDALQWDPNITVKALPGAKAKAVLDSLADNEHTEESLVIVHIGLNDLLNGATPQETAEIITAGISKMLEKNPLAQYGVCSVPMVQTEEPSTRGNIRELNFLLKETCEKMGSRAQFFNTFWVARRLEAKAISGVHFTEAGGRAVGQLLAEKIASFLGIKAVKNHNTAPPWGRSWMPRERATSPDMAQLLSQMLWQLTEQRPQKRWGRSY; encoded by the coding sequence ATGCCCAACCTGAAAAAGCGGCTAGTTCAAAAACACGTAACAGGAGGTGAGAAACCGAAAGTGACAACCTGCGAGGACGACACCGCCACAGCACAGACCATGGAGCCGAAACCGGACGTCCAATGTGAGGAGTGTAGTCGGTGGGTGTTCATAGACGAAACCCCTTTCGATAATCTGGATACAGCAGGCAAGTCACCTTTCAAATGCAAAATCTGCGAGAAGATGGACACGATAAAAAGATCGCTAGAAGAGAAGTTAGACGCGGAAAAGAAAGTGCTTAAAGAGAtggtagaagaagaaaagcAAGCCCGACGTAAGGCAGAAGCTCAGCTTGCACTATTACAGGACGACCACGATAAACTGAAGATAGAAGTTACGCAGGCAATCGAAAGGATGCATGCGGAAATGAAAACACTCGCAGCAACATGGAAACCCCCGAGGCTCGATAATGTAGAGACTGTGCCAGTGCACACAGAAGCAGGTTTAACACAAGCAAACTTAGAAGACACCACAACAGCAGGATGGCACAAGGAGAGTCTCACCCCTCATAACAAAATGAACGCGGACCAACAATCAACAGAGACAGCCGGTAACACACAAGGGCACACCAGAAAGCAGTACACAGGAACTGACCTCGAAGACGATGATGATCCAGCAACAATTGCTGCACACGAAGAGGGCTGGACAGTTGTAACTaactcgaaaaaaaaatctcagatGAACAAAGCGAAAAAAGTACTGGTTATCGGCGACTCTAACATCCGCCGGATCAAGGCACCAATTCTGGACGCCCTTCAATGGGATCCAAATATAACTGTGAAGGCACTTCCCGGGGCTAAAGCAAAGGCTGTACTCGACAGTTTGGCTGACAACGAGCATACAGAAGAGTCACTTGTCATTGTTCACATTGGCCTGAACGACCTGCTCAATGGAGCCACCCCACAAGAGACAGCGGAGATCATCACTGCTGGAATCTCAAAAATGCTGGAGAAAAATCCACTCGCACAGTATGGGGTATGTTCAGTGCCGATGGTACAAACCGAGGAGCCCAGCACAAGGGGCAATATTAGGGAACTCAACTTCCTACTGAAAGAGACATGCGAGAAAATGGGCTCAAGGGCACAATTCTTCAACACCTTCTGGGTCGCACGGCGATTAGAAGCAAAAGCAATAAGTGGAGTACACTTCACAGAGGCCGGTGGAAGAGCTGTGGGTCAACTGCTGGCCGAGAAGATTGCCTCTTTTTTGGGCATAAAGGCCGTGAAGAACCACAATACAGCACCACCTTGGGGAAGATCGTGGATGCCAAGGGAGAGAGCAACGAGCCCAGACATGGCCCAGCtgctctcccagatgctgtggCAACTGACAGAGCAGAGGCCACAGAAGAGATGGGGCAGATCCTACTAA